From Rutidosis leptorrhynchoides isolate AG116_Rl617_1_P2 chromosome 3, CSIRO_AGI_Rlap_v1, whole genome shotgun sequence, a single genomic window includes:
- the LOC139903022 gene encoding protein trichome birefringence-like 34, whose protein sequence is MMKKNNAFGSCDMKTMINCSLIIFSFGALATFSYYRINFQELAIFTFKLTPTITITTNAQSNLNSSEFVHQIEDRRIEDHHIEQTGSCDLFSGKWVHDNESRYPLYKEHECPYLEDTFACQTYGRKNTKYLHWKWQPHGCNLPRFDGRAIVEKLRGKRLLFVGDSLNRNQWNSMVCMLQPSISGVKLAGKTLDGKLHTFRATDYNISVDFYWAPMLVESNGDSPTDHNRKDRVFRITAIQKHARHWVDADVLIFNSYHWWRKTVIKLVKDVGSVLDGADQMFEEVDNVHAYKMGLETWSNWASTRLDLSKTKLFFMGATATHSRAADWRGNNQSTCYGEVEPVMDNEFRENEMGLELISILESSLSKLKAKGVNVQFLNITRLTQYRKDAHTSVYRKIWRPLTELQKSRPERASDCSHWCLPGVPDTWNELLLASILQ, encoded by the exons atgatgaagaaaaacAATGCATTTGGATCATGTGACATGAAGACCATGATCAATTGTAGCTTAATCATCTTCTCTTTTGGAGCATTAGCAACTTTTAGTTACTACAGAATCAATTTTCAAGAACTAGCCATTTTCACCTTTAAGCTTACTCCAACGATTACTATTACCACAAATGCACAATCTAATCTGAATTCATCAGAATTTGTTCATCAAATCGAAGACCGTCGGATTGAAGATCATCATATCGAACAAACGGGCAGTTGTGATTTGTTCTCGGGCAAATGGGTTCATGATAACGAGAGTCGTTACCCTTTGTATAAAGAACATGAGTGTCCTTATCTCGAGGATACTTTTGCTTGCCAAACTTATGGCAGAAAGAATACTAAGTATCTACATTGGAAGTGGCAACCCCATGGCTGCAATTTACCCAG GTTTGATGGTAGAGCAATAGTTGAGAAACTAAGAGGTAAAAGGTTATTGTTTGTGGGGGATTCATTAAACAGAAACCAATGGAATTCAATGGTTTGCATGCTTCAACCATCAATCTCAGGGGTTAAGCTGGCTGGCAAAACTCTTGATGGTAAATTGCACACCTTTAGGGCCACT GACTACAATATTTCAGTTGACTTCTACTGGGCTCCTATGCTAGTCGAATCCAATGGCGATAGTCCAACTGACCATAACCGTAAAGATAGAGTCTTTCGGATTACAGCCATTCAGAAACATGCTAGGCACTGGGTTGATGCTGATGTACTCATCTTTAATTCCTATCATTGGTGGAGAAAAACTGTAATTAAGCTTGT GAAAGATGTTGGATCAGTGTTGGATGGAGCGGATCAAATGTTCGAGGAAGTTGATAATGTACATGCCTATAAGATGGGACTCGAAACATGGTCCAATTGGGCAAGTACTCGTCTTGATTTATCGAAAACTAAGTTGTTTTTCATGGGAGCTACAGCAACTCATTCAAG GGCTGCAGATTGGAGAGGCAACAATCAATCAACTTGCTACGGAGAGGTGGAGCCGGTGATGGACAATGAATTTCGAGAAAATGAAATGGGTTTAGAATTGATTAGTATACTGGAGTCATCATTAAGCAAACTAAAGGCCAAAGGGGTGAATGtacaatttttaaatataacacgaCTAACACAATATAGAAAAGACGCGCATACTAGTGTTTACAGGAAAATTTGGCGTCCATTAACCGAGCTCCAAAAAAGCAGGCCCGAACGTGCCTCTGATTGTTCACATTGGTGCCTTCCAGGAGTGCCGGATACTTGGAATGAACTCCTATTGGCATCTATTTTACAATAA